TTGGTGCGCCCGGGCGTTACTTCAACCGAGCTTCGGTTGATGGCGCAGCAACTATGGGACGCCGGATGGCCAAGCGGCATGCCGCAGTCTTGGCGCGGGTTGAGCAGAAAACTGGTGTACCGGGGCGCATCATTCTTGCGATTTGGGGACGTGAAAGCGGGTATGGTCAGGTTGCTATCCCGCACAACGTGTTCGAGGTTCTTGGCACCAAGGGGTTCATGAGCCGTCGCGCAGATTACTTCCGCAAAGAGCTGATTGCCGCATTGCAAATCGCCGAGGCCGGACACGCCCCCAAAGCGACAATGAAGAGCAGCTGGGCCGGGGCGTTGGGGCAACCGCAGTTTATGCCCACCAGTTTTCTTGAGTTTGCGGTAGATGGGGATGGTGATGGGCGCGCCGACATCTGGCGTTCGGAGGCTGATACCATTGCTTCCATCGGTGGGTATCTGGCCCGCCATGGCTGGGATAAAACACGTGATTGGGGTTTCGAGGTTCAGGTGCCCGCGACGGTGTCCTGTGCATTGGAAGGCCCTGATCAGGGGCAAAGCATCCGCAAATGGGAAGCGTTGGGGATCACTCGCAGTTCTGGCCGACCCTTCCCCGCGCACGAACGGGTCGGCAAAGCCTATCTGATGATGCCAGCCGGCACCAATGGTCCGGCATTCTTGGTGACACCTAATTTCTCTGTGCTGAAAGAGTACAACAAGAGCGACCTATATGCGCTGTTTGTCGGCCATGTCGGAGATCGCATTCAATTTGGTGTCAAAGATTTCACCGGACGTTGGGGCAAGGTGGACAGTATGTTACGGTCCGATGTGGCAGCGATGCAGCGCGGATTGGAGGCCTTGGGTCATGATGTTGGCGGGGCAGATGGGCTTGCCGGCTTCCGGACGCGTCGCTCAATTGGTCGCTGGCAAGAGGCAAGCGGACGGGCCGCGACCTGTTTTCCAAGTATGGCAATGCGAGACGTATTGGCGCACTAACTGTCCTGCTAGGCGTTGGCTTGCGCTGATGCGGCTTTTGGTTCCAGGGTGGTATCAGCCTTGATATCGCTTAAACCATCGAGCCAGAGAAAATAACCGGAAATCAAGTCAGTAAGATCGTAGTGCATCGACGCGAGACTGTTCCGCCTTGTGAAATCAAAGCGCGTCGGCGGAGCGATTTCTGTTCCCTTGGGGGCAGGC
This window of the Phaeobacter porticola genome carries:
- a CDS encoding lytic murein transglycosylase, encoding MLLRLLYLLLFCILPIGPVIALDRAKVERQFQGWLVQEIWPEAKAAGVRRGTFDAAFSGVSLNWKLPDLVPPGSSGTAPRRQRQAEFGAPGRYFNRASVDGAATMGRRMAKRHAAVLARVEQKTGVPGRIILAIWGRESGYGQVAIPHNVFEVLGTKGFMSRRADYFRKELIAALQIAEAGHAPKATMKSSWAGALGQPQFMPTSFLEFAVDGDGDGRADIWRSEADTIASIGGYLARHGWDKTRDWGFEVQVPATVSCALEGPDQGQSIRKWEALGITRSSGRPFPAHERVGKAYLMMPAGTNGPAFLVTPNFSVLKEYNKSDLYALFVGHVGDRIQFGVKDFTGRWGKVDSMLRSDVAAMQRGLEALGHDVGGADGLAGFRTRRSIGRWQEASGRAATCFPSMAMRDVLAH